TTGAAGCGTgtcacgtcctcgagcagcttgcGCGTGAGCTTGGTGCTGATGACCTTGGCCGCTGCCAtgcgctccttctccttggccggGTTGACAGCGGCAGCGTCTGCCGCGTCCATGTTGAGCGTGTGCACCGGGCGAAGTGGGCCACGGCCGTCGctcgcctcgagcttggccttgtaCAGCTCGCAGATGaactcgccgacgcggcgtTCAAAGCAAACCTGCACTTCCGTCGGGAGGAACGCCCCGATGTTCCAGTCCATGCTAACTTCGAGCGCGTGGTCCTTGCTGGGCGCCTGGGAGGCAGCCGCGATCTGCGGCGGGACGCGCACCCCGCCAAAGTTGGCGATGTCCATCCACGCGAGGTAGTTCCAGTAGTGGACGACGTCGATAACGATGTGGCGGAAGAGGTCGTGCGAGTTAGCCGCCGTCACGAGGTACTTTGCGAAAGCAAAGGCGCTACCCGCGTCCGGCTTTGACGTCAGCAGGAAGACCTtgttgaggtcggcgtaAACGACTGTTGTCCCGAGGCGCTTGAACTCCGCCAGGAGTTGGAGGAGCGTCTTGCGCATCAGCCCATGCAAGAAGCGGTACAGCGCGGGCTCGAACAtgcagctcgagcttgagctgaTCCACCGCCAGAACTggtcgacgacaatgtcggcgGGCGAATGCGCCACTCCTCGGATATGTGCGCGCGCCTTGTCAAGGAACCAACTGCGCACCATCGACTTCAGGACCGTGAACGTCTGGATCGACAAGActgcgtcgccgagcgtgACACTTCCACTGTTCGTTCCCTGCGCGTactcgtcgaggttgtgTGAGGCGGCGCCGAATGCCAGCGAGCCGGAACCACTGCCCTCCATCTCGTTGACAAGGGCCGATTGGAGCACAGCGTTGATCGCCAtgtccgcgagctcgagctcgagaacaACTGATGAGTAGCATCCACGTGTTGAGATCTGGGGGGCTGCCGGCTCGTCGCTTCCGTTtgcgtcctcctcagctCCGCCGAGGTCGGGTTTCGGTGACGGCGACCACCACAGGAGCATGTCCTGCTGCTTGAGCCGCCGGGAAaactcgaggtcggcgagaaAGACGGGTGGGTCGTCGCCCAGGTTGCCGAGAGGCACGTCGTAGTGCGCAGCAATCTCGATCTGGGCCTTGATCCACGCCGACAGACGAAGGTATTGCACAATCATGCGGCGGGCTGTGTTGACCTGCCACATGATCccagcctcgtcctccttcATGGGGCGGACTGTGATCACAGGGAACTCGGAGAAGACGGAGTGGCGTGCCTGGTAGTACTCGTGGTCGAACGGTGAGCACAGTGCGATGACGTTCATGCCGCCACGGACGCCCTGCAAgtccttgacgagctggcgcaTCGCACCAGCCTCGGTAGGGTAGTAGTTGACGTCCgtgtcgagctcatcaGCATACTCGAACGCACCTCCCCTCGACACGTTGTCGATGCGTTCCGCGTACCATCGAGCAGGATTGGGAAGCTGCTGGCGGTTACGCGCGCCATCTACGACGTAGATCTTGGTCGGGCCCCTGGGAGGGAACAGCGCGATCAGGTGGCGCGATTGCACAGTGGCGTGGAACAGGAAGTAGTATCGCAAGTTCTGGCCGCCGTTGAGGTACTTGTGGCGGATTACACTCGCGGCTGGGCGCTCGAGTTCGGACAGGTCAAAACCCTTATCGAGACCGCGGTTGAGGCCGCCAATCGAAGCAGACTTGAGACCGCATGCCGTGCCGAGGCCTAAAAGAGCCCGCATGATGAGCGGGACCTGGAGCTCGAATGCACCGTCGACGTTGGGGTGATTGatcaagctcgagaagtGTGATTCGCCCTCTACATACAAACCCTCCTCGACTTGGAGGCGGAAGAGGTGACGGGGCGCCTGGCCTCGCGGGAGAACCCGTGAGACTTGGAACGCCTCATAGCGGTCCGAGAACGTATCGGCGTCCGGACGCTGCTTGAAGTTGAGGTAGAACTCACGTTGCACTCGCAGCCTCACGCTCTGGAACGTATTGTCGATCGCCAGCCACAAACGGAACTCGCCTGGCCGGGAGGTGGACGCGATCTGGAGGATGTCCCACTGGCGGGATGCGAGCGTGGACGACTGTGTCCGAATCAAGGACGACACGGTGCCATCAAGACGCGGGCCGCCCTGCTTGCGAACACGGTTCCGGTCCGCACGCTGCTTACGCCACACCTTGCGCATGACACGCAGGTAGCCCGAGTAGTCCTCGAGTGGGTCTGGAACTGGCTCAGGCAACTTGGATTTCTTGTTCCGCTTGACGACAGCCACCTTGGGCTTGTTGATCGACTCGCCCTTGCCAAAGTCCTCTATGTCCGGCGCGACCGCTCGCATCTTGGCGAACATATCTGTGAGCTTGTGTTGCTGGAActtgtcctcgcgcgcggcgacgcgctTAAACAGCCAATCTGGGTGACGGATACGCGGGACGGGGTTAGGCACCTTCTGCAGTGCTGCGGGGATGGTGATCAGCTTCTGGATgactgaccccagacgCTCGGTGTAATAACCCCAGTCGAGGATCTGGCGCATGTCAAAGTCTGCCATGCTGCTGTCCTTTGTCCACTTGCGGAGGAAGTGCTTCTTGACAGcggggtcggcgtcgaAGATGGCAACAGGAATAGCGCGCTCTGTAACAGGGGCACCGTTGGGCATGGCCGAGATGATGAAGCGACAAGAGAGacccttgtccttgaccATCTGCTCGCCAAGGAACTCGGCCAGACGGCGAGCGGTACTGATCGACGTCGACTTCTGCCCGGCGTACTCGGCAAGCGTCTTGGACATGGAACGGTTCTCAGCGATGAGattgacgagctcctcgtcgtgcAGACTTGACGCCTTGCTCTGCAGGATGTCGAGCCACTGGTCGGCAACAGCTGCGACCGCCTTGTAGCATTCCTCTGTCGATGAGCCCAAGAGGAATTTGTCGAAGATCTGCGACTGGAAGATCTTAATGAGCTGCagctctcctcgacgcttGACCTCGAAGCCCTTCAGCTCGGCAAGCGAGCCGTCAAAGTTAAACACGGCGTAACGCTTCTTGAGcagcttgtcctcctccttggacGACGGCAGGATCATCGCCTTGTACGGGCCGTCCAACTCGAAGAAGATCGAGTTCTCCTTGCGCACCTCGTACTCGCCTGTGCTTTTGTCCACCAGCTCGTGGTACTGGTGGTTCGTGAAGCGCTGGTGCACAAGGTGGTTGAGCATGGTACAGGGGTACTGGATGCCGAACTTCTTGCCGCCCTTAAGCTTGAACTTGAAGTCCTCGGGGAAGGCACCAGGAAGCATGCACCAAATACCATCggtgtcgagctcgaggggACGCCCGATTTGTTCGACGATCTGGCGCGCCATCTGGATAATAGTCGCGCCCGTCAGACAGGTGATGCCAGCCATCTCCATCGAGTACCAGCGCGCACCCTTCCGCATGACGTAGCCGTAGAACGAGTTGAGAATACACTTGTGGGCGAGCTGCAGCGAGTCGTACAGCACAATCATCTTCTTGGcttcgtcgacgacctgcaGCGCGCCACCCTTGTCCACCGCCTTGTCCAGATTCTGCTTCCACGTCTTGTGCAAGCCCTTGTACTCGTATCGACGGTCACGGAACGCGCGTACAGTGTCGATATAGAATGAGTTCTCGCGCTGGCAGATGATTGCCGTCTTCGTAACAACCTTGGTCTCGTGCGTCTTCTTGTAGACTTTTCGCGAATAGTCACCTAGACGCTTGTGAAGGAGCGCCGACCGCTCGGCGGGTGGCAGATCGACGAAGCGACGCTTTGGTCCGTTCGGATACTTCGGCGGGAAGAACTCCTGCTCGAGAGCGTAACGGACCATGTTGACTTCGTCGCGTTTAGCTGGGAAGTATTCGCCACGCCAGGCCCACTCGAGCCGCCGGTCGCACACCTTGTCTGGCCGGTTGTAGTCACACACTGCACAATCCGCCTCATCCTTGACTGAATCTGGTTGGAGTCGATTGGACAACATGATGTTTGGGTACATCGCCGCGACGTCCAAGTGGTAGATTAATGGTGGGTCAAACCGGTTTGGCTCATCGCGGATgatctcgagcttggcTGCAATttcggccttgacctcgtcgtagttctccacatcctcgagcttgatcttgccctcctcttccaggGCGAACTTGAGAGCGTCGTCAAGTTCGTCCAGGAGCTGCTGCATCGCACTAGGAACGACCTTGAAGTGTGTCGGGATGTCAGCGCGGAACACGCCAGCCTCAAGAGCCTCGACGTGTCCGCCGACGTACGTCTCGGATGCTAGCAGGTGGCCATCGAACGTGACACCATGGGGTTCCTCGTACCGGTTCGGCATGATGATACCGCCATCGAACGCCTCGACCTGCCGTCAGATGACTACTCCGCACTTCGTTGCCCACCATGAGAAGCGTCTCGCAGAGCGTGCCCGTGCCTTTTCGCAACACTTCGTCGGGATTGAGGGGAATGATGTTGCACAGCGAGAAGATGAACGGGTTGACGTATTTCATGTAGAGGTAGTAAgtcgcgacggcgtcggaCACCGAGTACTCGGCGAGCTTCTGTGGCTGCTCGATCGCGTACGGCGTCATGAGTTCTGGGTCAAGCTCGATGGGGTTGTAGCCGAGCTTGGCAGTCGTGACAGCCTTGAGGCCTTGACTTCCTTGTGGGAGGTACGAGTCGCGCTTTACCCATCTAGCACGTCAGACGGGTCTTCGAGATGGCTCACCGGAAGCAGTCCATGTGCATGCACGCGGTGCACTTgtactcgccctcgttgTCTGGCCGGAAGCCGATCTCGTTGTACATGCTGATGCCGTGGATCTTGGCGCGTGCGTCGACGAACGGAAAGTCGAAGCTGTCTCCGTTGTACGTCACCATGACGGTCGGCTTTGCGTCGCGGATGTGCTCAAACCACCTCCGGATGGTCGCtgcctgctgtcagcttcaAGCCAGCATTGGAGCTCACCTCATCGGGTTCGTTGAAGATCGTGAATTCACCTTCGTACTCGGGCTTCGGAGTGTACTCGAAGTCATCGATGTCGTCACCGACAATCTCGCGATTGGTAATGAGATACCCTTGCCCATCGATCATGTACGAGATCATCATGATCTGGTCCGTCTGCTGGTCGGGAAACTTGAGCGGTTGTTTGGTCGTCTCGATATCGTACGCCATGACAACGGGCTCGGCACGCTTGACACGGTCCGTCAGGCGTTCCATCTTGGTGACGCCCATACTCGACGAGACGTTGTACCACAGTCCTACACGAAGGTTGAGGTCAATGGCGACACGGAGGTAGTATGCGATATCGtgctcgcgcacctcgaTGATACAATCTGCTggctccttctccttgcgTTTtcgcgcgtcctcgtcctcgccccaCGCGCGGCCAccgccttcctcttcgtcgtgtccgccgcctccagtgttggccgcctcggcgccaacaACGTCCGCGTACGCGTCCACGGCTGTGAACTTGGACGCATTGGCAGTCGCGAGCGGCAATAGCTCACGTCGGACTGCCTGGAAGTCCTGAGTGTTGCGGAAGAAGAGCTTCAAGAACACTGGTGCAGCGCTGAGAAGGTGATTTGGCTTGCGTCAGCTAGTCCGGTGGGCGACGCACCAAGTTGAGGTCCCacttcttctcgcgctcgacgcggaTTATCAATCCCTCAAAGCGCTTCACAAGCCACTCGTCCACAATACCCTCAGTCCccgcctggcgtcagctaTCCGACCGTATCCCTCAGCTCACCCGACACGCCACGTAGAAGTATGGTTCGAAGGGAATGGTCGCTTTGAACATCGCACCGTCATCTTGGATAAAGTAGTAATCAACAGCCGCTAGTCCACTAGCATGCGTCTCCGACTTGACGAGAGTCTGGTGCATGTTAACCAGCCACCCGTCTCTGGActcgccggcggcgaggttgcTCTCGAAGCGCCAAAAGCCAAGCTTGTCGTCAATCTCATCGGCGACCTGAACTTCCTCGAAtcgctcgaggagagcaGTCCCGTCATCCTGCCTCACTGGGGCCGGCCtgtcgcctcctcctccgccggTCGTGCCGCCCCGCCCGCTACGCTTGCCGGTGAAGCGAGTGTTGCCTTTTGAGCCGCCGAAGCCGCGGCCTCGCCCGCGGCCACGGGACGACATGGTaggaaggggggagggaggtgaactgagaggaaggaggaggaagagaagaggGTGAGAAgagaggccgaggttgagaagTTAGAGGTGATGGAAGATGAGGTCCGAAAGGAAGACGCGTAAGACGCGTCCTGACATTCAACATTGAATACACGGAATTTATTCGGCATCCCCGTTAATTAAGAAAGCAAACACGCTAATTACCCAACGAGACCCAACGAGGAGACGCTTTAAGCTGTTAATATCGGACGCGACTGACTTTCACGCCTCCAGCCAACCTGCAACAGGACAGCTCACCGAGGCTTGCGAGCAGATGAACGCTCGGACGGGTAGCCTCCGCACCTCAATGAATGCGGGTAGTCCCAGTTCTTTGTGGAATTTTCACCACGCGAGTGACGCTTCAGTCCAAGCCTTGAGCCCAAGAGCCCCAAAGATTCTTCAGTGGAGATCTCTGACGACCAGGATCAAAGGAGATGGACATTGACTGAGATGAACCGGAGAGGAGCACCATCTCTACAGTTTCAAGGACAATTTGTTTCAGGATCCACAGCTGAGTTGCGCTGAACGTCTGCGAACTGTTCGGAGACCAGCGTAACTCAGGAGACTCTTGACGGCTGACAGCATCAAATGTATAGTATGGGCAAGATCAAACGCCCGATTCTCAGAGAAGGATGTGGACAGGTCGACTCTGACGTTGATCTGCTTAGGGAATAGTGTAGACGATGCATATAGCATAGCAGCCGAAGGCCACGGCGGACTTGAGTACGGGCTCTACCTAACAATTTAAAGCTGTAAACGCTTTCCCTCGACGGTCACAGCAGCCAGGCAGTCACCAGACAAAGGGATTCTCTCGCTTAAGACTCGACAAGGGACCTGGCGCTCACCGACGGCGAAAAATACATAACTCTGCCGAACTGGGGCTCCTTCTCGTCACGGCGCGGAACAAGAGTTGCAcagcggtggcgaggaggccatTGTACAGTGTGACCAGAGATATACTTagggggagaggagcgaCCCAGGCAGGACGTCTGACTTGGTACAAAGCCTGACGTCCTGATACAGTGGCGTCATGGGCCGGCGAGACGCACTGAAGTCGAGCTCTGGGAGGCGCGGGGGCACGTCCGGCAGTCTTGGCAtcggcatcctcgaggTGAGCCAGGACGGGAGAACGGTGGCAGCCGTTGGCTCTTGAACCACCAGGCCGCTCGGGGCGCTGGGAAGCGGACGAGGGATCCCAGCATACCGAGAGCTAGAAGTCGAGCAAACCGAGAGCTtgcggtcgaggccgccgctcccagtgttgatggtgatggtTGTGAATGCCTCTGCGGTGCAGGTGGGGGAGGAAATCGGCGATGGGTCCGTCGAGGTGggtgaggccgagggcaaTGCTTTGGTAGGAATGGCGGGAAGCCCCTTTGGGGTGTCTTGGGCCGGCACAGAGGGGGTAATCGGGAGAGGTATGTTGGGTTGGAGTGGCGAGCGCAACCAGACCCCCTCGCTAATCGCGACAGACGTAGGCGCCACAAGCGACGACTCAGCCGGCGAAGGCTGAACAGGTAGGTAGGGCGCGCCTGGCAGTTCACGGTCAGTCAAAGCCTGGCTCCCGAGGCGAGCCTGCCAGCGCTTGATCACGATTGGCGTCCAGAAGGATAGCCGCGGGCGCATACGCGGCGCGGTCATGGTGACTCCGTCCACTGGGACAGTGTCTGCGAGGGTGCTgaggtgggcgagggcCATTAAGTGAGGTGGATAGATAGCGTGGTGTGGATGGCTCGACTTACCTTATCGAAAGTAGAAAGATGTTGCACACACAAACCACAGAGTGGATGGAAAACAGAAAAGAAGATACTGATACTAAGGAGACGGGCGGCTGATATAAAAAACTTGTGTGCCGTACCGGTTAGCGCATGCCAAGCAGAGACATTAGGGACGGTGAATGGCTCTCTTGCCTGTGAGATCCGTGCCGGTAAAGATGTCCTTGACCTATTGAAAGTGGTGCTTGCCATTGATACCAggcgcggtggtggtgggaaTGTGGAGACACTCTCGAAGGCACAGTGTGACACCAGAGGGTTGAGTGGGATCTGGGCCGCGGCCTGGCTAGCATCGGTGGCGTCAGTGACTCCCAAGTTGGTCGAGGTGGCGCGTAGACGCTCGCCCTCCGCAATGGGGTATGAGGATAGATGTGCCCTCCTTCACGCAGCTACGCAGACCTGTGTTTTGGGCGGCCGTGAGGACTGACGACAGCTTCGGCCAATGTCGGTAAACCAGCGTCACTGGGTCCGCATCAGCATACGTCTCAACTCATTCCTCCTCAGCATCAtctctcactctcttctcttcccttctcctctcctcccctctcctcgccgactaCCATGCAATTCTTCAGGTACGAGCGCGACCCGCGCGACATCGAGGCAGTCCAGCAGTTCGCCGACTCCATCCTCTCCGCGGCAGAGGAGCAGGCCCTCTCGAACGCAAAGCAGATCATCGAGCATGACGAGATGCAGGACGACGTGCGTGCGTGTCCGCCTAGCTGACGGTAGAAAGAGGTTATAATTCGCGCGCGCAATGGTCTCGTGGACGCTCTGGCCGAGATCAAGCGAACACAAAAGGTGATCGAGCGGGTGGGTTATGTGGGTGGGGATACTCACCCAGTACATCCTCAAGCTTGATGAGTTCCTTTCGGATATTGCtgagagggagaaggacgGGGAGAAAGATGGCAAGGAGGCACAGAGTGAGGGAGGCCAGACAAAGACCAAGCTGGACTAGTGGCGGTGTTCTCCAGGTTGTCTAATGTATTGTCGTAGACAGGCCAACTGCGCTGGCGTTGTGAGAGCTGCATGAGTGGGAAGAACGTGTAGATCGTCAACCGATAGGTATCAACAGCGTCAGTTGGTAAGAGTGAAGGCTCCCCCCTGCGAGGCTCCTGCCCCTGCGCCGCAGACTGTGTCTCGTCCGCCCTGCGTCCATGTCCTTCGCGTCCTcgtgcgcgctcgcgctgtcTACTGATGCATGCCTTCTATCGGGCTAGGGTGCGCCGCCAGCCTTAAGACGCTCAACGCGCGAAGAGCGGAGGGCAACGGTGCCGACGTACGCCGTGATGGCTCCAAGCACGATGAACGGAGGAAGGAGCTACTGTCAGCTCATTAAACTCGGGCAGCTTACCTGGTACAGCCGCAGGCCGATCCAGTAGCGCAGGATGAGCGCCtccagcgcgacgaggcacACGAACCACGCGTACATCACAGTCGGTGGGGTCTTGACCTGCAGGCCGGGCCACACGGCACCAATCTGGAGTTAGCACTTTCGCAAACAAACTcacgagagcgacgagggtCATCCACGGCGCGACAACGGCGAACGCGCCAAGGGTCGCCTTGATCGCGGGaatctccttctcgtcggACTGGAACGTGTGCGTAATCTCAGGCTGCGGGGACATGTGGATCCCGTTCCCAAGTGTCCGGGGAGCCGGCTTCTCGGATAAAGACGACTCGGGAAGCGAGAACGCGCCGAGCGTCGTCTTGTAACCCTCCACACCGTTCGAGAGGATCAGGGACGCTTCGAGCGCGCCAGAGGTATGCGAGAGCGCCTGCGGAATCTTGGCCGTGTCCTGCTGTAAGCTTTGAGGTGACGCAGACACACCATGTAGTATGTCGTCTTGCCGGTCGGCTTGACGCCCAGCTGGAGCGTCACAGGTGCAGACTCGTCGTCACGCGTATCCCGGAAGACGATGAAGGCCTGCTGCGGCGCGACACCAGAGTCCCCATCCGTCACGGTGAAGGTGAGCTTAAATGTCGCGGCGGGAGAGAGAGCGACAGGCTCAGCCCACTTGCCGTCCTTAATTCTTCTGTCAGCTTATCCAGATACCAGGCTTCGGCTGCTCCTCAACCTTCTGGTAACCAACGACAGAACACTCACGTATACGACTTCTCGGCGCCCTTGTTGTCCGTCGCGACTGCGCGCGCACCACTAATGTTGAGGTTTGCAAGAGCGGAAGGAATCAAGAGGGTGATGAGCGCGGCTGCTGGGCGGAATCCTCGCATGATGATTGAATGAGTGTGTGGTGGGGTAGGTGAGTGATATCGTTAGGAGCACTTAGCCTACAAGTCGCGAGGTGAGTTGCCATTCCATGCCATGTTGGACAATGGGCCGACGTGTCGGTTTCGCGTGGTGACCACGTGATGAATATGGATGTGTCTCTCCACGCTAGTCACTCTCTCACGATGTCTAGCTCTCTAGCTCTCTAGCTCACCCGTTTCACCCACCCTCCAACTTGAAAGTGGGCTGGCTTCCACCGGCAACTTCAGTGGCGCTTGGACACATGGACATGGAGCAGATGTTGAGAGCACCTCTAGCACCGAAAGCAACCCTACAGGCCCACAGGCGGCAGGGGGATCGGTGTAATTATCTCATCTCGGCTGCCGCATCGTCGGCAACTCGCTTCATGTCCAGGGTTCTGCGCCTTACCACTCCATGACTCGACGCCTCAGTGACACATGTCTCATGCACGAGTGCATACCTATCGCATTCGCATGCTACAATGCTACTTCCCAACGCGTCATACCCCTAGACACATGATTGGGCCTTGTTGATGATTTTGATGTCTTATGCAGACTGCCGAACACAAAGCGAAGCTCGCCTATCAGGTACCGCTTACCACGACATCGAGCCCTCGAGGATGGTCGAgagctgctcaagctcctcaGCCTGGTGGTCCTTGCCAGCGAGGCCtggcgcgaggtcgaggacacgGCGCTGGGGAAGCATACccttggcgagggtggggaTGTCCTCGGTGCCGTAGCCAACCTGGGTGAGACCACGGGGAACCGCGACGCTGTCGAGGAACTTCCAGATCTCCTCACGGAGAGCGAGACCAAGgtcggcgtccttgacggcggcggcctcggcggcgcgctccttgCCCATGAAGATCTCGAGAGCAGTGCGGTGGCGCTCcggcgaggtgggcgaggtgaAGTTGAAGACAGCAGGGGCGGTCAGAGAGACAGCGACACCGTGGGGGATGAGGGGAACATCCGGCGAGTACGAGGGGTGGAAGTACTGCTTGTCCTTGGGACGCGCCTTGTtgagcgacgagatggGGTACGAGCCGGCGTGCTGTTCTTGTTAGCCGAGTTCGGGATTCGGCCATTTCCGGCCTGTTTCACTTACGCAGAGGTGGACACCGGCGTTGCCAAAGCCGATACCggcggtcgacgacgcaAGAAGCATCTGGGTGCgggcctcctcgtcaccgtGGGGGTCCTTGAAGATGCGGGGGAGGTACTTGACGGTCTGCTCAAGAGCCCACTTGGAGAAGATGTCCGACACGGGGTTCGAGCCCTGGTAAGCGGGGCGCTGGATGGGGTTGGTAGGGCGCGGTGTGCGCTCCCAGTAAGGAATGGCGGTGTAAGACTCGAGCGAGTGGAAGAGCACGTCAAGACCAGCGGCAATGGCAACCTCACGAGGGCAGGTGGCGGTGTTGAGGGTGTCGACAATGCCGAGAGTGGGCTTGAGCGCACGGGAAGCGATACCAGTCTTGAACTTCTTGGAAGGAATGTCGAGGATGGCAGTTCCGGTGGTCTCGGAACCGGTAccggcggtggtggggacGGCGACCATGGGGTGGAGGGTCTTGGCGATGGGCGTGCCCTTGCCGACGGGGGCGTTGATGAACTCGTACATGTCCTTGTCGGGGTAGCACGTCAGGAGGttggcggccttggccgtgTCCATGGTCGAGCCACCACCAACAGCGAGGAAGTGTGTTGGGTTCTGAGCACGAGACCACtcgatggcctcgagccACGAGGCCTCGGTGGGCTCAACGGCGACCTTGTCAAAGACAACAAAGTTGTGGCCCTCCTTCTGCAGTGCCTGCACGACCGTCTGCATGACGGGGAGCTGGGCGATGTTGGGGTCGGTGAAGACGGCAATCTTGGCGTTGCCGCGCTCGTTGGCGGGCATCTTGTTGATGAGGTTGGTCATGTCCATGCCGACCTCACGCGTCGAGCCGGTGCCGAAACGGAgggtcgaggcggccatCTGGCGGCGTCAGCATACTGTTTTGTCTGCGTATGTGGGTAGGTGTAGGGTAATTTGTTGGTTGGCTGGTTGGTTTTGAGTAGACTCCCATGTCCAAGCATGCTGGATGGATCGGCTAAATAGGCGAGATACTGGTGGGATGTGCTGGGGCCACGCATTTAAGTGGAGCAGGCACGAGATTTGATGGCGAGCACCACCGAGTGACAAGCGAGAGAGCATATGCAGAGGAAAGACTTACCTCGAAAGCGTAGTCGCCGTTGCTGTTGCCGGGACCGGGGAGGTCGACGGGCGTAGCCATGCCGCGCGCCTGGGTAGGGCCCGACGCGCACGAGTGGGCCGCCGTGTGAGAACGGCCACAGCCACGGCAACCtgccgaggcggtcgcGTTCATGAGGCGAACGATGGAGGCGCGAGTAGCCGGGGCGGGACGCATGGTGGGTTTTCTTTAGGTGGGGAGAGTGGTGAGAAGAAAGGGGGAGGTATGGAAAGGAAAGAGGCAATGGTCAGAGTTGGGTGCTTTTATAACGGCGGCAGGTGCGATATCTGGCTCATCTGGCGCTCCGCATTTTGAGCCACCGTGCGCTCTTTGAACCCTGACTTGGCTCGCTCGCTCTTCGCCTAGAGCATATACATCTACTTCCAGGTTCTTTTGACTTGGGCTCAGacccaaggaggaggcttTCTACGACCTTGGGTGGAATGCATGGCTTAtgtggggggggggggggaaggtagAGAGGGGCCCGAGGATGGGTTGTGAGTGAACGGAGCGGCGCTTGCGGGTTGTTGGAATGACAGTGGGACACTAACAGAGGCAAAGAGATAGTGAGGCAAGAGGGGCAATGAGGGGCCGGACAAGATCCGGTTAAATGCCTTCGGCTCGAGGTCATCAAGTCTCACCACTGACAGGCACTTGTGCGCGCCGTGTAATCACTTGACCTTAGTGTCACTATTACCCATGTAAGACATGCCAATTGACCACAACTATTCTCATTTAAATTACACCGGTATACACCGAACAAAGTA
Above is a genomic segment from Cutaneotrichosporon cavernicola HIS019 DNA, chromosome: 1 containing:
- a CDS encoding uncharacterized protein (Oligosaccharyltransferase subunit Ribophorin II); this translates as MRGFRPAAALITLLIPSALANLNISGARAVATDNKGAEKSYTIKDGKWAEPVALSPAATFKLTFTVTDGDSGVAPQQAFIVFRDTRDDESAPVTLQLGVKPTGKTTYYMDTAKIPQALSHTSGALEASLILSNGVEGYKTTLGAFSLPESSLSEKPAPRTLGNGIHMSPQPEITHTFQSDEKEIPAIKATLGAFAVVAPWMTLVALIGAVWPGLQVKTPPTVMYAWFVCLVALEALILRYWIGLRLYQLLPPFIVLGAITAYVGTVALRSSRVERLKAGGAP
- the POL2 gene encoding uncharacterized protein (DUF1744); amino-acid sequence: MSSRGRGRGRGFGGSKGNTRFTGKRSGRGGTTGGGGGDRPAPVRQDDGTALLERFEEVQVADEIDDKLGFWRFESNLAAGESRDGWLVNMHQTLVKSETHASGLAAVDYYFIQDDGAMFKATIPFEPYFYVACRAGTEGIVDEWLVKRFEGLIIRVEREKKWDLNLPNHLLSAAPVFLKLFFRNTQDFQAVRRELLPLATANASKFTAVDAYADVVGAEAANTGGGGHDEEEGGGRAWGEDEDARKRKEKEPADCIIEVREHDIAYYLRVAIDLNLRVGLWYNVSSSMGVTKMERLTDRVKRAEPVVMAYDIETTKQPLKFPDQQTDQIMMISYMIDGQGYLITNREIVGDDIDDFEYTPKPEYEGEFTIFNEPDEAATIRRWFEHIRDAKPTVMVTYNGDSFDFPFVDARAKIHGISMYNEIGFRPDNEGEYKCTACMHMDCFRWVKRDSYLPQGSQGLKAVTTAKLGYNPIELDPELMTPYAIEQPQKLAEYSVSDAVATYYLYMKYVNPFIFSLCNIIPLNPDEVLRKGTGTLCETLLMVEAFDGGIIMPNRYEEPHGVTFDGHLLASETYVGGHVEALEAGVFRADIPTHFKVVPSAMQQLLDELDDALKFALEEEGKIKLEDVENYDEVKAEIAAKLEIIRDEPNRFDPPLIYHLDVAAMYPNIMLSNRLQPDSVKDEADCAVCDYNRPDKVCDRRLEWAWRGEYFPAKRDEVNMVRYALEQEFFPPKYPNGPKRRFVDLPPAERSALLHKRLGDYSRKVYKKTHETKVVTKTAIICQRENSFYIDTVRAFRDRRYEYKGLHKTWKQNLDKAVDKGGALQVVDEAKKMIVLYDSLQLAHKCILNSFYGYVMRKGARWYSMEMAGITCLTGATIIQMARQIVEQIGRPLELDTDGIWCMLPGAFPEDFKFKLKGGKKFGIQYPCTMLNHLVHQRFTNHQYHELVDKSTGEYEVRKENSIFFELDGPYKAMILPSSKEEDKLLKKRYAVFNFDGSLAELKGFEVKRRGELQLIKIFQSQIFDKFLLGSSTEECYKAVAAVADQWLDILQSKASSLHDEELVNLIAENRSMSKTLAEYAGQKSTSISTARRLAEFLGEQMVKDKGLSCRFIISAMPNGAPVTERAIPVAIFDADPAVKKHFLRKWTKDSSMADFDMRQILDWGYYTERLGSVIQKLITIPAALQKVPNPVPRIRHPDWLFKRVAAREDKFQQHKLTDMFAKMRAVAPDIEDFGKGESINKPKVAVVKRNKKSKLPEPVPDPLEDYSGYLRVMRKVWRKQRADRNRVRKQGGPRLDGTVSSLIRTQSSTLASRQWDILQIASTSRPGEFRLWLAIDNTFQSVRLRVQREFYLNFKQRPDADTFSDRYEAFQVSRVLPRGQAPRHLFRLQVEEGLYVEGESHFSSLINHPNVDGAFELQVPLIMRALLGLGTACGLKSASIGGLNRGLDKGFDLSELERPAASVIRHKYLNGGQNLRYYFLFHATVQSRHLIALFPPRGPTKIYVVDGARNRQQLPNPARWYAERIDNVSRGGAFEYADELDTDVNYYPTEAGAMRQLVKDLQGVRGGMNVIALCSPFDHEYYQARHSVFSEFPVITVRPMKEDEAGIMWQVNTARRMIVQYLRLSAWIKAQIEIAAHYDVPLGNLGDDPPVFLADLEFSRRLKQQDMLLWWSPSPKPDLGGAEEDANGSDEPAAPQISTRGCYSSVVLELELADMAINAVLQSALVNEMEGSGSGSLAFGAASHNLDEYAQGTNSGSVTLGDAVLSIQTFTVLKSMVRSWFLDKARAHIRGVAHSPADIVVDQFWRWISSSSSCMFEPALYRFLHGLMRKTLLQLLAEFKRLGTTVVYADLNKVFLLTSKPDAGSAFAFAKYLVTAANSHDLFRHIVIDVVHYWNYLAWMDIANFGGVRVPPQIAAASQAPSKDHALEVSMDWNIGAFLPTEVQVCFERRVGEFICELYKAKLEASDGRGPLRPVHTLNMDAADAAAVNPAKEKERMAAAKVISTKLTRKLLEDVTRFKRQQAAAHANGDDEVLAFPDLPGTKGRVRGRENAALEFIKSVCEVLGLSTENSEAVIILRRSLLQLVDVREFSSEATFRNPGDSLVVPMISCGRCNAIRDVDLGRDPDCLPSVDLLTGEKHPAPRDMWACARCGSPYDRFQIEHPLIDMASRLVAAWQTQDVVCLKCGEDASTNLVPTHKCGGSFRPFLNRGDIGARLRMIDSVAQSHKLEMTAEYVGHVLARW